The genomic interval AATCGGCGACATCCACCAATCCCTGGGCTCCGTAACATACGCCGATAATCACAGCAAGAAGAGCAGCTATTTTAGAAAATCTCATATCCTACGCCTCTTTTCAATTTTTTTAGTTGATCTTGATCTGACCCCATTATAGCCGGTGTTTTCGTGGAGGCAACCCCACTTGTGAAAAGAGTGACAAGTAAAAAAAAACGGTCTCTAACTACATTATGGGGACCTCTAAAAACTCACTTTCCAGTCCCCTCGGAGAGACCGTTCCGCCTGCGCCCTGTTTCGCCCAATCGTATACTCGACCTGCCTGTTTCGTACGAACCGCCTCGGAGGGCACGTCCTGTCGCCCCATTCGACTACACGACGGCATGTCGAGTATACGGGCTCAAATGGGCTCCGTCGGAACGATCTCTCCGAGGGGCAGAGTTTTTAGAGGTGCCCATTATCTAAGATCTATAAAGATCAGCGGCTATATACACTATAATATAACCCTAGACACGGTTTTTTTCCTCTTCATGATATACTGACCTAAAGACGGGAGTTGTTGCCGCCGAGGCCGTTGGAGGTGTACGTTATGGTCAGTAAGCTGGAGAAGCTTATCAAAGAAAGTCCCCTTTTGGGCTTCGCCCATCACAGGATATTAGTCGATGGTGACGGCAAGCCCTTCGATTATGTTTTTCTGGAGGTGAACTCCACCTTTGAGCGTCTGACGGGCCTGAAAAGGGACGATATCCTGAACAAAACGGTCAGACAGTGTCTGCCTGGATTTGAGCGTTCCGATTTCGACTGGATCGCCGCCTACGGAGAGGTCGCACTGACAGGCAAGGAGAGGGAGTTCGAGAGTTATTCTGAGCTTTTAGAAAAATGGTTTAGAGTCTACGCCCACTCCACCGAAAAGTTCTTCTTCACCACCCTTTTTCTCGATATAACCGACCACAAGAGGCAGACCGAGGAACTGGAGGGTTTTTTCTCCGTCAACTTAGATCTCCTCTGTATCGCCGACGTAGAGGGAAACTTCGTTAAGACCAACCACGCATGGTCGGAGATTCTGGGCTACTCCCCTGAGGAGCTGGACGGCAGGAAGTTTCTGGAATTCGTTCATCCCGATGACCTTGAGCCCACTCTTAAGGCCATGGAAAGCCTGTCCCAGGGGGATAAAGTATTGAACTTCGTCAATCGCTATAGATGTCGAGATGGATCCTACCGCTTTATAGAATGGAGGTCTCACCCCAAGGGCAGGCTTATCTACGCCGCAGCAAGGGATATCACAGACAGAAAAAAGTCGGAGGAAAGGCTTACCGAGTACAGGGAAAGGCTATCCAAGGCCCAGATATTCGCCAGGGCTGGAACCTGGGAGTTCGACGTAAACACCTCAAGGCTGTTCTGGTCTCCCGAATGTGAGGCCCTTTTCGGAGTCCAGGAGGGCACCTTTGAGGGGACCTTCGAGGGGTTTATGAGACGGATCCACCCCGATGACAAAGATATGGTCCTAAAGACCACAGAGCCTATGGTGACATTAAAAAAGGGATTTTCGCTGGATTACAGCCACAGGATTATCACCGATAGAGGAGAGGTCCGCTGGGTCAAAGAGTTCGCCGGTGTGGTCCGAGACGAAGGAGGAAAAACGGAAAAAGTCGTCGGATTCGTCATGGATATAACCGAGCAAAAACAGGCGGAAAAGAGCCTTTCTGAGAGCAAAAAACAGCTCGATATGTTCTTCTCCCAGTCTCTGAGCGGCTTTTTCTTCATGATGCTCGACGAGCCTATAGTATGGAACGATCAAAGCGACAAGGATAGGTTGTTGGACTACGTTATGGGCCATCAGAGGATTGTAAAGGTAAACCAGGCAATGCTAGATCAGTACGGCGCAAAAGAGGAGGACTTTATAGGTCTTACCCCTAACGAGCTCTTTTCCCACGATGTAGATTACGGACGGACACTGTGGCGTGGGCTGTTCGATAAGGGACGATGGCACGTCGAGACCAGGGAAAAGCGAATGGACGGCACCGATGTGCTGTTCGACGGAGATTATATCTGTACCTACGACGACGAGGGCCGTATCACCGGCCACTTTGGGGTCCAGACCGACGTCACAGAAAGGAAGGCCGGAGAGGAAGCCCTTGCCAGGGCCCTTGAGGAACGGAGAATTCTCCTCGATAACGTTCAAATTCAGCTTTGGTATCTCATAGACGACCATACCTACGGAGCGGTTAACAAGGCCCATGGGGATTTTCTCGGCGTAGACCCCGAGGACCTGGCCTTCAAGGATATGTACGATATTTTTCCGCCGGAGGTCGTGGAGGAGTGCCGAAAGTCAAATATAGAGGTCTTTATCAGCGGCAGGCCTATGCAGACCGAGGAATGGGTGCCCGACTCGTCGGGAGAGCCGAGGCTTTTGTCCATACTGAAGACCCCGAAGCTGTCTCCCGAAGGGAATGTCGAGTACGTCGTCTCCTCAGCCTACGACATAACCGACCAAAAACAGGCGGAGGAGGCCCTGAGGATCGCAAAAACGAAGGCCGAGGCCGCCAGCGTGGCTAAAAGCGAGTTCCTCGCCAACATGAGCCACGAGATACGCACCCCTATGAACAGCGTACTTGGCATGACCGAACTACTGCTGGATACCCCTTTAGAGGACGAGCAGCGTCGATTTATACAGATCCTCCGGTCCAGCGCCAATTCACTGTTAGAGCTCATAAACGATATTTTGGACTTCTCCAAGGTGGAGGCGGGCAAGTTAGAGCTCAAGATGGTTGACTTCAACCTCCCTACCTTGCTGGATCACTTCGGGGCGCTGATGGAATCCACTGCCAAGGCCAAAGGACTTGCCTTCAACCTCTCCCTGTCGTCGGAGGTTCCGCCCTTCCTGAGAGGCGACCCATGGCGTCTCAGACAGATACTGTCCAACCTCACAGGCAACGCCATCAAGTTTACATCTAGAGGATCGGTGGAGATAAAGGTCGACCTATACTGTCAAAACGACACCGACGTTATGGTCCGTTTCTCCGTCATGGATACGGGGGTCGGGATTCCCGAGGATAAAATGGACCTGCTTTTCGACAAGTTCTCCCAGCTGGACAGCACAAGCACCAGACAGCACGGAGGAACGGGCCTGGGGCTGGCCATCAGCAAACAGCTGGCGGAGCTGATGGGCGGTGGTGTAGGGGTCGAGAGCCAGGAAGGTGTTGGCTCTAACTTCTGGTTCGTGGTTATCCTGGAGAGACAGCCTGAGGGATCCTTCAAGGACGAGGTGGTCCTGTCGGAGCCGTCGTCCACCCCTAGGTTCGAGAGGAGAAACACTAGGTTGCTTGTGGTCGAGGATCACCACGTCAACCGTATAGTCGTCATGGAGATGATCAAAAAACTGGGGATATCCGCCGATGTGGCCGCCGACGGCGAGGAGGCCGTGGCGGCGGTGATGAAGGGAGACTACGATCTGGTCCTAATGGACTGTCAGATGCCCGTGATGGACGGCTACGAGGCAACCAGGAGGATAAGGGCTATCGGCGGAGAAAAGGGCAAAGTACCTATCGTCGCGGTGACGGCCAACGCCATGAGCGACGACAGAGATCGATCAGTGGAGGCGGGAATGGACGACTACATAACAAAGCCCATATCGAGACGATCGCTTCAGGAGATCCTGGAGAGATGGTTGCCTATCGGTGATTCTGAGATGGAGTCTGTATCGTCAGGAGAGTCTAAAGCAGGAGGGATACAGGTGGATAATAGCAACTGGGATAAGTCCTTTCTGATGGACCTTTTGGACGGAGACGTAGGTGTGGTCGACGAGGTTATCAGGGGTTTTTTGTCCGAGACGCCTAAAAAGATATCCTCCCTATCGGAAGGATTGGCCTCAGAGGACCGGCGATCGGTGGGTCTTTACTCCCACACCATCAAAGGATCCTCCAACACCGTAGGTGCTACCGATCTCGCTTCCATAGCTTTTTCCGTGGAAAGATCTGCAGAGGACGGAAATCTAGAGGATCTGTTGGTCCTGAAGGATCAGCTGATCCAGGAGTTTGAGCGTCTGAAGGTCGCTATGGAAGGGGTAATATAGGGAACCTCTAATAAACTCACCCTTGAGTCCCCCCTCGGAGAGACCATCCCGCCTACGCCCTGGCCCGGGCTCTGGGCTACGTCGGAACGATCTCTCCGAGGGTTAGAGTTTTTAGAGGTTTCCCACACGCCCACGAGAAT from Dethiosulfovibrio salsuginis carries:
- a CDS encoding PAS domain-containing hybrid sensor histidine kinase/response regulator — translated: MVSKLEKLIKESPLLGFAHHRILVDGDGKPFDYVFLEVNSTFERLTGLKRDDILNKTVRQCLPGFERSDFDWIAAYGEVALTGKEREFESYSELLEKWFRVYAHSTEKFFFTTLFLDITDHKRQTEELEGFFSVNLDLLCIADVEGNFVKTNHAWSEILGYSPEELDGRKFLEFVHPDDLEPTLKAMESLSQGDKVLNFVNRYRCRDGSYRFIEWRSHPKGRLIYAAARDITDRKKSEERLTEYRERLSKAQIFARAGTWEFDVNTSRLFWSPECEALFGVQEGTFEGTFEGFMRRIHPDDKDMVLKTTEPMVTLKKGFSLDYSHRIITDRGEVRWVKEFAGVVRDEGGKTEKVVGFVMDITEQKQAEKSLSESKKQLDMFFSQSLSGFFFMMLDEPIVWNDQSDKDRLLDYVMGHQRIVKVNQAMLDQYGAKEEDFIGLTPNELFSHDVDYGRTLWRGLFDKGRWHVETREKRMDGTDVLFDGDYICTYDDEGRITGHFGVQTDVTERKAGEEALARALEERRILLDNVQIQLWYLIDDHTYGAVNKAHGDFLGVDPEDLAFKDMYDIFPPEVVEECRKSNIEVFISGRPMQTEEWVPDSSGEPRLLSILKTPKLSPEGNVEYVVSSAYDITDQKQAEEALRIAKTKAEAASVAKSEFLANMSHEIRTPMNSVLGMTELLLDTPLEDEQRRFIQILRSSANSLLELINDILDFSKVEAGKLELKMVDFNLPTLLDHFGALMESTAKAKGLAFNLSLSSEVPPFLRGDPWRLRQILSNLTGNAIKFTSRGSVEIKVDLYCQNDTDVMVRFSVMDTGVGIPEDKMDLLFDKFSQLDSTSTRQHGGTGLGLAISKQLAELMGGGVGVESQEGVGSNFWFVVILERQPEGSFKDEVVLSEPSSTPRFERRNTRLLVVEDHHVNRIVVMEMIKKLGISADVAADGEEAVAAVMKGDYDLVLMDCQMPVMDGYEATRRIRAIGGEKGKVPIVAVTANAMSDDRDRSVEAGMDDYITKPISRRSLQEILERWLPIGDSEMESVSSGESKAGGIQVDNSNWDKSFLMDLLDGDVGVVDEVIRGFLSETPKKISSLSEGLASEDRRSVGLYSHTIKGSSNTVGATDLASIAFSVERSAEDGNLEDLLVLKDQLIQEFERLKVAMEGVI